From Syntrophales bacterium:
TGATATTATTATCGAAATTGCCGAGACCGGTACGGCTCTGATCCCGGTAGAGCTGATTATGAAACTGGTTGATCGATTCGAGCCCCGCCACGCCAGGAAAGACTATCTTCCCGCCGCCGCTGAATCCCACGTGAACATGGGTAGTTACGCACCCGATACCGATCTTCAGGTCGCAGTTCATGAATTCCCGGTTGAACCAGACCTCCACCCCGGTGGGCGTTCTTCCCGCCCGGACGGTGTTCTGAAAGGGATCGTGGTTGTAAACCGCATAGTTCTCGACGATGTAGTCCCCCAACTTCTTCCGGGCGTTCGTCATATCGTAGGCGCCGTGACTTCCCAGCGCCCAGATGAAACGGATCTGCTCCTTCTGCAAGCCGGCCTTGTGCAGGGCTTCGAGAACAAAGGGAGCCACTTCCCTGACCGGGGTGGGGCGGGTCATATCGTCAAACACAATGACGGCCTGTTTTTTCCCGCGGGCCAGCTCTTCGAGAGTTTCGCCCTCCAGCGGTTGAGATATCTTTGTCTTTATTTGAGCCGGCGTGAGCCCCGGCTTGTCAAAGCCGGGGGAGGTCAAATTGTCAACATCCCAGCGCTCGGGAAAGGCGAGCGCCCTTTCTTCATTTTCGTACCAGAGACGCGAGGGGACCAGAACGGTCTTATGAGCATCAAGCCCAGCTTCCATAACGATATCCTCATCAACTTATTGAATTATCAAAAGGAGCCAATTGCAAAACTCCCCATTCTTGTCATTCCCGCAACGATTCTGAGCGGGAATCTGGTTCTAACTGCTTGAAAAACCATATTCCCGATAGAGACATTCGGGAATGACAAATGGTTTTGCAATTGGCTCAAAAGGATTGCAAACGACGTTGAGCGGGACGGCTACACCATCAGATATTTTTTCATTATCTCCTTGTTGGCCTCCAGCTCACCGACGGAGCCCTCAAAGCGTATCCAGCCGTTGTCAATGACATAGACGCGGTCAACCATCTTCAAGGCCGAGCGCACATTCTGTTCGGAAAGCAGGATACTCATACCGGTAGCCTTTAATTTCAATATCTTTTCTTCCAGCGACTTTACGATAAGCGGCGCCAAACCC
This genomic window contains:
- a CDS encoding nickel-dependent lactate racemase codes for the protein MEAGLDAHKTVLVPSRLWYENEERALAFPERWDVDNLTSPGFDKPGLTPAQIKTKISQPLEGETLEELARGKKQAVIVFDDMTRPTPVREVAPFVLEALHKAGLQKEQIRFIWALGSHGAYDMTNARKKLGDYIVENYAVYNHDPFQNTVRAGRTPTGVEVWFNREFMNCDLKIGIGCVTTHVHVGFSGGGKIVFPGVAGLESINQFHNQLYRDQSRTGLGNFDNNI